A genomic stretch from Microtus pennsylvanicus isolate mMicPen1 chromosome 9, mMicPen1.hap1, whole genome shotgun sequence includes:
- the Cdk9 gene encoding cyclin-dependent kinase 9: MQRDAPPRAPAPAPRLPAPPIGAANSIGGGGGGGGSGGGGGSSAAPAPPGLSGTTSPRGPGGGRRPEEAGSAPRGRKWPWRRKWRGRGGAWSVAGPGAAGAATGGGGGTLEAAMAKQYDSVECPFCDEVTKYEKLAKIGQGTFGEVFKAKHRQTGQKVALKKVLMENEKEGFPITALREIKILQLLKHENVVNLIEICRTKASPYNRCKGSIYLVFDFCEHDLAGLLSNVLVKFTLSEIKRVMQMLLNGLYYIHRNKILHRDMKAANVLITRDGVLKLADFGLARAFSLAKNSQPNRYTNRVVTLWYRPPELLLGERDYGPPIDLWGAGCIMAEMWTRSPIMQGNTEQHQLALISQLCGSITPEVWPNVDKYELFEKLELVKGQKRKVKDRLKAYVRDPYALDLIDKLLVLDPAQRIDSDDALNHDFFWSDPMPSDLKGMLSTHLTSMFEYLAPPRRKGSQITQQSTNQSRNPATTNQTEFERVF; the protein is encoded by the exons ATGCAGCGGGACGCACCGCCGCGAGCCCCAGCCCCAGCGCCACGGCTCCCTGCGCCCCCGATCGGAGCCGCCAACAGCattggcggcggcggcggaggcggGGGCAGTGGCGGCGGCGGAGGCTCCTCTGCAGCTCCGGCTCCCCCTGGCCTCTCGGGAACTACAAGTCCCAGGGGGCCAGGCGGCGGGCGGAGACCGGAAGAGGCGGGCTCGGCACCTCGAGGCCGGAAGTGGCCTTGGAGGCGGAAGTGGCGCGGCCGCGGAGGGGCCTGGAGTGTGGCGGGACCGGGAGCGGCGGGAGCTGCGACTGGGGGTGGCGGCGGTACGCTGGAGGCGGCCATGGCCAAGCAGTACGACTCTGTGGAATGTCCGTTTTGCGATGAGGTCACCAAATATGAGAAACTTGCCAAGATCGGCCAAGGCACATTCGG GGAAGTGTTTAAAGCCAAGCACCGTCAGACGGGCCAGAAGGTGGCTCTGAAGAAAGTGTTGATGGAGAATGAGAAGGAGGGG tTCCCCATCACAGCCTTGCGGGAAATCAAGATTCTACAGCTCTTAAAACATGAGAATGTGGTCAACCTAATTGAGATCTGTCGAACCAAAG CCTCCCCCTATAACCGATGCAAGGGCAGTATCTATCTGGTGTTTGACTTCTGTGAGCATGACCTTGCTGGGCTGCTGAGCAACGTCTTAGTCAAGTTCACGCTGTCTGAGATCAAGAGGGTGATGCAGATGCTGCTGAACGGCCTCTACTACATCCACAGGAACAAG ATCCTGCATAGAGATATGAAGGCTGCCAACGTGCTCATCACCCGGGATGGGGTCCTGAAATTGGCAGATTTTGGGCTGGCCCGTGCATTCAGCCTAGCCAAGAACAGCCAGCCTAACCGCTATACCAACCGAGTGGTGACATTGTGGTACCGGCCCCCGGAGCTGTTGCTCG GAGAGCGGGACTACGGCCCGCCCATTGACCTGTGGGGTGCAGGGTGCATCATGGCAGAGATGTGGACTCGCAGCCCTATCATGCAGGGCAACACGGAGCAGCACCAGCTTGCCCTCATCAGCCAGCTCTGTGGCTCCATCACCCCCGAG GTGTGGCCAAACGTGGACAAGTATGAACTCTTTGAGAAGTTGGAACTGGTCAAGGGCCAGAAGCGGAAGGTGAAGGACCGCCTGAAGGCCTATGTGCGGGACCCCTATGCTCTGGACCTCATTGACAAGCTGCTGGTGCTGGACCCTGCACAGCGGATTGACAGTGATGATGCCCTCAACCACGACTTCTTCTGGTCAGACCCCATGCCCTCGGACCTGAAGGGCATGCTCTCTACCCACCTGACGTCTATGTTTGAGTACCTGGCACCACCACGACGGAAGGGCAGCCAGATCACCCAGCAGTCTACCAACCAGAGTCGAAATCCAGCTACTACCAACCAGACAGAATTTGAGCGTGTCTTCTGA